In a genomic window of Candidatus Palauibacter scopulicola:
- the thiC gene encoding phosphomethylpyrimidine synthase ThiC — translation MIEPDPSLAPDPALAPDPVLDPSPRGPYDGAFPNSTRVFVDGPGGLRIPMREIALSGGEPPLRVYDTSGPGGCDVREGLPLLRDAWVRARDVRSTGRSATVVRGPRDDAIDLPLTLVRETRRGYGPVTQMHYARRGEITPEMAFIAVREGMDPSFVRDEVARGRAIIPANINHPELEPMIIGRGFRVKINANIGNSAVISSIDEEVEKLRWATLWGADTVMDLSTGRNIHATREWILRNSPVPIGTVPIYQALEKVGGVPEELTWDIYRDTIIEQCEQGVDYFTVHAALLLRYVPLTAERVTGIVSRGGSIIAKWCMAHHRENFLHTHFRELCQIVGEYDVSLSLGDGLRPGSIADANDEAQFAELRTQGELTRIAWEYDVQVMNEGPGHVPMHLIRENMERQLEWCDEAPFYTLGPLTTDIAPGYDHITSAIGAATIGWHGTAMLCYVTPKEHLGLPDRDDVKAGVIAYRIAAHAADLARGHPGAQAWDDAISKARFEFRWEDQFNLSLDPMTARAFHDETLPAEGAKIAHFCSMCGPKFCAMKISEDVRRYAREQGLDDAEALERGLSVKAREYRMATR, via the coding sequence ATGATCGAGCCCGACCCTTCCCTCGCGCCGGACCCTGCCCTCGCGCCGGACCCCGTCCTCGACCCCAGCCCGCGGGGTCCGTACGACGGCGCCTTCCCCAACTCCACGCGGGTCTTCGTGGATGGCCCCGGCGGCCTTCGCATCCCCATGCGGGAGATCGCCCTCTCCGGCGGCGAGCCGCCGCTGCGCGTCTACGATACCAGCGGTCCGGGTGGGTGCGACGTGCGCGAAGGCCTGCCGCTGCTGCGCGACGCCTGGGTCCGTGCCCGCGATGTGCGTTCGACCGGGCGCTCCGCCACGGTCGTGCGCGGGCCGCGGGATGACGCGATCGATCTGCCCTTGACTCTCGTCCGCGAGACGCGGCGCGGGTACGGCCCCGTCACGCAGATGCACTACGCGCGCCGGGGCGAGATCACGCCGGAGATGGCGTTCATCGCCGTGCGGGAAGGCATGGATCCGTCCTTCGTGCGCGACGAGGTGGCGCGCGGGCGCGCCATCATCCCCGCCAACATCAACCACCCCGAACTTGAGCCGATGATCATCGGGCGCGGCTTCAGGGTGAAGATCAACGCCAACATCGGGAACTCGGCCGTCATCTCGTCCATCGATGAGGAGGTTGAGAAGCTCCGCTGGGCCACGCTGTGGGGCGCCGACACGGTGATGGACCTCTCCACGGGCCGGAACATCCACGCCACGCGGGAGTGGATCCTGCGCAACTCCCCCGTTCCCATCGGCACCGTGCCCATCTACCAGGCGCTGGAGAAGGTGGGCGGCGTCCCCGAGGAACTCACGTGGGACATCTACCGGGACACGATCATCGAGCAGTGCGAGCAGGGGGTGGACTACTTCACCGTGCACGCCGCCCTGCTGCTCCGCTACGTGCCGCTCACGGCGGAGCGCGTGACGGGGATCGTGAGCCGCGGCGGGTCGATCATCGCCAAGTGGTGCATGGCCCACCACCGGGAGAACTTCCTCCATACCCACTTCCGCGAGTTGTGCCAGATCGTGGGCGAATACGATGTGTCACTGTCGCTGGGAGACGGGCTGCGGCCGGGGTCGATCGCGGACGCGAACGACGAGGCGCAGTTCGCCGAGTTGCGCACGCAGGGCGAACTCACGCGGATCGCGTGGGAATACGACGTGCAGGTCATGAACGAGGGCCCGGGGCACGTCCCCATGCACCTGATCCGCGAGAACATGGAGCGGCAGCTCGAGTGGTGCGACGAGGCGCCCTTCTACACGCTGGGGCCGCTGACGACGGATATCGCGCCGGGCTACGATCACATCACGAGCGCGATCGGCGCGGCGACGATCGGATGGCACGGCACGGCGATGCTGTGCTACGTGACGCCCAAGGAGCACCTCGGGCTCCCCGACCGCGACGACGTGAAGGCCGGCGTCATCGCGTACCGGATCGCGGCGCACGCGGCGGACCTCGCGCGCGGTCACCCGGGCGCGCAGGCGTGGGACGACGCGATCTCGAAGGCGCGCTTCGAGTTCCGGTGGGAGGACCAGTTCAACCTCTCGCTCGACCCGATGACCGCGCGCGCCTTCCACGACGAGACGCTCCCGGCAGAGGGCGCGAAGATCGCCCACTTCTGCTCGATGTGCGGCCCGAAGTTCTGCGCGATGAAGATCAGCGAGGACGTGCGCCGCTACGCGCGCGAGCAGGGGCTCGACGACGCCGAAGCGCTCGAGCGCGGGTTGAGCGTGAAGGCCCGCGAATACCGAATGGCGACTCGCTAG
- the leuB gene encoding 3-isopropylmalate dehydrogenase, with product MDGRVLLLPGDGIGPEVLLEARRVLEAVGEVYGHRFDISEAPIGDGALERFGDPLPEEARALAVEVDAVLVGAVGLGVRSVEGTEVDASRGLLDLRRLLGNHANIRPVSVPEALVGRSPLRPERVRGVDLVVVRELLGGIYYGHPRGIADGVAFDTEIYAEEEIRRISASAFELARTRRRKVTSIDKANVLESSLFWRRIAGEVSRDYPDVEFSSMLVDNCAMQLIHNPRQFDVLLTSNMFGDILSDEAAVLVGSLGMLPSASVGGDVGIYEPVHGAAPDIAGRGIANPIGAILSVAMMLELAFALPEEAGAVRAAVNRVLEDGHGTADLHADGGRAAVSTARMGEAIIGALRATGAAGG from the coding sequence ATGGACGGGCGCGTTCTGCTTCTGCCCGGCGACGGGATCGGCCCGGAGGTGCTGCTCGAGGCGCGGCGCGTGCTGGAGGCCGTCGGGGAGGTCTACGGCCACCGGTTCGACATCAGCGAAGCCCCGATCGGTGACGGCGCGCTCGAGCGGTTCGGGGATCCGCTGCCGGAGGAAGCGCGGGCGCTGGCCGTCGAGGTCGACGCCGTGCTCGTCGGAGCGGTCGGCCTCGGCGTGCGCTCGGTGGAGGGGACGGAGGTCGACGCCTCCCGGGGGCTGCTCGATCTGCGGCGGTTGCTTGGAAACCATGCGAATATCCGCCCCGTCTCCGTGCCCGAGGCGCTCGTGGGCCGGTCTCCGCTCCGCCCGGAGCGCGTACGCGGCGTGGACCTCGTCGTCGTCCGCGAACTGCTCGGCGGCATCTACTACGGACATCCCCGCGGGATTGCGGACGGCGTCGCCTTCGACACCGAGATCTATGCGGAGGAGGAGATTCGGCGGATCTCCGCGTCGGCGTTCGAACTCGCCCGCACGCGGCGGCGGAAGGTGACGTCGATAGACAAGGCGAACGTCCTGGAGTCGTCGCTCTTCTGGCGCCGGATCGCCGGGGAAGTCTCCCGCGACTATCCGGATGTCGAGTTTTCCAGCATGCTCGTGGACAATTGCGCGATGCAGTTGATCCACAACCCGCGCCAGTTCGACGTCCTGCTGACGAGCAACATGTTCGGCGACATCCTGAGCGACGAGGCGGCCGTGCTCGTCGGGAGTCTGGGCATGCTGCCGTCGGCGAGCGTGGGCGGCGATGTCGGCATCTACGAGCCGGTCCACGGCGCGGCGCCGGACATCGCGGGGCGGGGGATCGCCAACCCCATCGGCGCGATCCTCTCCGTCGCCATGATGCTCGAACTCGCGTTCGCGCTGCCGGAGGAGGCGGGCGCCGTGCGGGCCGCGGTGAACCGGGTGCTCGAAGACGGACACGGCACGGCCGACCTCCACGCCGATGGTGGCCGGGCAGCGGTGTCGACGGCGCGGATGGGGGAGGCGATCATCGGAGCGCTGCGCGCGACGGGCGCGGCGGGCGGGTGA
- a CDS encoding putative toxin-antitoxin system toxin component, PIN family gives MTPAVFVVDTNVVVSALITSDATSPTAIILDAMLDGGLLYLMSEDLIAEYAAVLRRPALVRRHGLNDRDIDQLLTELTANAIWCEPAAGGAAPDAGDDHLWALLASHSGSRLVTGDRLLVDNPPPGTPVLTPRDLARGERT, from the coding sequence GTGACCCCGGCCGTATTCGTGGTGGACACCAACGTGGTCGTTTCCGCGCTGATCACGTCGGATGCGACGAGTCCCACCGCAATAATCCTGGACGCCATGCTCGATGGAGGTCTCCTCTATCTCATGTCCGAGGATCTGATCGCGGAGTACGCGGCCGTGTTGCGCCGTCCCGCGCTCGTAAGGCGGCACGGCCTGAACGACCGGGACATCGACCAACTCCTCACCGAACTGACCGCAAACGCGATATGGTGCGAACCCGCAGCCGGCGGCGCGGCGCCGGACGCCGGCGACGACCACCTCTGGGCCTTGCTGGCCAGCCACTCCGGCAGCCGGCTCGTCACCGGTGACCGCCTTCTCGTCGACAACCCTCCCCCAGGCACTCCGGTGCTGACTCCCCGAGACCTCGCAAGAGGGGAGCGGACGTAG
- a CDS encoding rhomboid family intramembrane serine protease, whose product MTRVVGQLLLINVVAYVFTRTNPALMSELWLVPAQVLTRPWTLLTYQFLHGGTSHIFFNMLALFFFGPKLEALLGAKSFLRLYLLAGLVGALVHMLWTVLTMSQGGLYVPMVGASAAVYGVLFGYARYWPRDRVMIWFVIPVQVRFLVIGFTVLSLWLGLGGVGGSVAHFAHLGGFLGGWLYLRLRATRSAAAQFRKKAESPGVRMGERELNVKWGRIEPSALHPVNRAEYERIAGKLKAAGWSALTDRERTFVERFGGGFG is encoded by the coding sequence ATGACCCGCGTCGTCGGTCAACTGCTCCTCATCAACGTCGTCGCCTACGTGTTCACGCGCACGAACCCCGCCCTGATGTCGGAGTTGTGGCTCGTCCCGGCCCAGGTGCTGACCCGGCCGTGGACGCTCCTCACCTATCAGTTCCTGCACGGCGGCACGTCCCACATCTTCTTCAACATGCTCGCGCTCTTCTTCTTCGGGCCGAAGCTCGAGGCGCTGCTCGGAGCGAAGAGTTTCCTCAGGCTGTACCTGCTGGCCGGGCTGGTGGGAGCCCTCGTCCACATGCTCTGGACCGTCCTCACCATGTCGCAGGGAGGGCTCTACGTCCCGATGGTCGGGGCTTCGGCGGCGGTGTACGGCGTGCTCTTCGGCTACGCGCGCTACTGGCCGCGCGACCGGGTGATGATCTGGTTCGTCATCCCCGTGCAGGTCCGCTTCCTCGTCATCGGGTTCACGGTCCTTTCCCTGTGGCTGGGCCTGGGGGGCGTCGGCGGGAGCGTGGCGCACTTCGCGCACCTGGGCGGGTTCCTCGGCGGCTGGCTCTACCTGAGGTTGCGGGCCACGCGCTCCGCCGCGGCGCAGTTTCGCAAAAAGGCCGAGAGCCCCGGCGTCCGCATGGGAGAGCGGGAGTTGAACGTGAAGTGGGGCCGCATCGAGCCGAGCGCCCTGCATCCCGTGAACCGGGCCGAGTACGAGCGCATCGCCGGCAAGCTCAAGGCTGCGGGCTGGTCCGCCCTCACCGACCGCGAACGCACCTTCGTGGAGAGATTCGGCGGAGGCTTCGGCTAG